A window of the Mucilaginibacter sp. cycad4 genome harbors these coding sequences:
- a CDS encoding amino acid permease — protein sequence MKLFIKKPIAQLMAASAETEKSLKRTLGVGSLIALGIGAIIGAGIFVRTAAAAGEHAGPAVTISFLIAAAGCALAGLCYAEFASMIPIAGSAYTYSYATMGEFIAWIIGWDLVLEYALGAATVAIGWSQYFNEFLTTFFNVHIPYAWSHSFMEVSNTSAGMYAAEFGTRGIVNLPAILILFLLTLLLIRGTAESAVVNNIIVVVKVAIVLMIIGLGWHFINPAFHTPYTIPADAGKIKVSAGVVDYADTFNHGWLGVLRGASVVFFAFIGFDAVSTAAQEAKNPQRDMPKGILISLVFCTALYILFSHVLTGLVSYKDFLIQGKEASVSYAIKTAMPGYGWLASFVTVSILAGFSSVILVMLMGQTRVFYTMSTDGLIPKVFSKLHPKFRTPYKSQWLFFVFVSLFAGFIPDKYVGDMVSIGTLFAFVLVCIGIFILRKTDPNIERPFKTPAYMIVCPLGAIICLCMIASEGWENWARLIVWLLVGFAVYFGYSIKRSHVRHGKVEGAVNPINPKFVE from the coding sequence ATGAAATTATTTATTAAGAAACCGATTGCTCAACTAATGGCTGCTTCGGCAGAGACGGAGAAATCGCTCAAGAGAACCTTAGGCGTTGGCTCACTTATAGCACTCGGTATCGGCGCTATTATCGGTGCCGGTATTTTTGTTCGTACGGCAGCTGCGGCAGGTGAACATGCCGGTCCTGCGGTTACCATCTCATTCCTTATAGCTGCCGCCGGTTGCGCCCTGGCTGGCTTATGTTATGCAGAATTTGCCAGTATGATCCCTATCGCAGGATCTGCTTACACCTACTCTTACGCTACCATGGGCGAGTTTATTGCGTGGATCATTGGCTGGGATTTAGTACTTGAATATGCACTTGGCGCCGCTACGGTTGCTATTGGCTGGTCGCAGTATTTTAACGAGTTTTTAACCACTTTCTTTAATGTGCATATACCATACGCGTGGTCGCACTCGTTTATGGAAGTTTCAAATACCAGCGCAGGCATGTACGCAGCGGAATTTGGGACAAGAGGTATCGTTAACCTTCCGGCTATCCTGATCCTGTTCCTGTTAACCCTGTTGTTGATCCGTGGTACAGCCGAATCGGCAGTTGTAAACAACATCATTGTGGTTGTAAAAGTTGCCATTGTATTAATGATCATTGGTTTAGGCTGGCACTTTATTAACCCCGCTTTCCACACACCTTATACCATCCCCGCCGATGCCGGTAAAATTAAAGTTAGTGCAGGCGTAGTTGATTATGCCGACACCTTTAACCACGGCTGGCTCGGGGTATTACGCGGCGCAAGTGTTGTGTTTTTTGCTTTTATTGGTTTTGATGCTGTTTCAACAGCTGCGCAGGAAGCTAAAAATCCACAGAGAGATATGCCAAAAGGTATTTTGATATCATTGGTTTTTTGTACAGCACTTTATATCCTGTTTTCGCACGTGTTAACAGGTTTGGTATCATATAAAGATTTCCTTATCCAGGGTAAAGAGGCTTCGGTAAGCTATGCTATCAAAACCGCTATGCCTGGTTATGGTTGGTTGGCTTCATTTGTTACTGTATCGATACTTGCAGGCTTCTCTTCGGTGATCCTGGTGATGCTGATGGGCCAAACCCGTGTGTTTTATACCATGAGTACCGACGGTTTGATCCCTAAAGTATTCTCAAAGCTGCACCCTAAGTTCCGTACCCCTTACAAATCGCAATGGTTATTCTTTGTATTTGTATCGTTGTTTGCAGGTTTTATTCCTGATAAATATGTAGGCGATATGGTGAGTATAGGTACGCTGTTTGCTTTTGTGCTTGTATGTATTGGTATCTTTATCCTAAGGAAAACCGATCCGAACATTGAACGTCCGTTCAAAACTCCGGCTTATATGATAGTTTGCCCTCTTGGAGCCATCATTTGCCTGTGTATGATCGCCAGCGAAGGCTGGGAAAACTGGGCAAGGCTTATTGTTTGGTTATTGGTAGGTTTTGCAGTTTACTTTGGCTATAGTATCAAACGTTCGCACGTAAGGCATGGTAAGGTTGAAGGAGCCGTTAATCCTATCAATCCTAAATTTGTTGAATAG
- a CDS encoding single-stranded DNA-binding protein yields the protein MNSLRNSVRLVGNLGMDPEVKVFESNKKMVRLSIATNESYKNDKGEKITDTQWHNLIFWGTQAKLAEDLLKKGDEVAVEGKLSNRNYTDKDGIKRYVSEIVVNEFLKVGAKG from the coding sequence ATGAACTCATTAAGAAACAGTGTGCGCCTGGTAGGCAACTTAGGTATGGATCCTGAAGTAAAAGTATTCGAGAGTAATAAAAAAATGGTACGCCTCTCCATTGCCACTAACGAAAGCTATAAAAACGACAAAGGCGAAAAAATAACCGATACCCAATGGCATAACCTAATTTTCTGGGGCACACAAGCCAAACTTGCCGAAGATCTGCTAAAAAAAGGCGATGAAGTAGCAGTTGAAGGTAAATTATCTAATCGCAACTATACCGACAAGGATGGTATTAAACGCTACGTATCTGAAATAGTGGTTAACGAGTTTTTGAAGGTTGGTGCTAAAGGCTGA
- a CDS encoding PAS domain S-box protein has protein sequence MLCLLRMDTRFTSLFTHSKDIFFVMDMNGVILHTNHAFRNTLNYSEEELTGINIAAICHPADKERQAESQGSLLLNKKLVGYQSRIKAKDGCYFSIIWSVILNEDDGLIYSSGNTLAGMIGQSGDDIVQHTIQSLNEGFIVLDANWNIISFNPAFQAMTNLSLTELDQANFMEIKSLGLTERVENEFQLSLTCKKSTQVQYLNAYSNSWLRINIYPYQDHLAVFVRDITEIKMQEWVLELEKRVLELNAASQYTLAQSAGELLMGIERIFPDMICSVLEVDDAQEKLHTLASPRLPQAYSDQLEGLSIGPNVGSCGTSAFHRRQVIVSDIENDLLWSDYVGLVKPYGLKACWSSPVMSSKNTKVLAVFGIYYHTVREPNEDELSIIERTVNILRVLIESKKTEDNIREQNHRLQTIANISSHELRKPVATILGLVNLFDNEDLQNPLNKEIIGHIDTTSQQLDGVIHSIVERTAYIRAFGPDA, from the coding sequence ATGTTATGCCTGTTGCGTATGGACACAAGGTTTACGTCACTCTTTACTCATTCAAAAGATATTTTTTTTGTCATGGATATGAATGGCGTGATCCTGCATACTAACCACGCTTTTCGTAATACCCTTAACTATAGCGAGGAGGAATTAACGGGTATAAATATTGCAGCTATATGCCATCCGGCAGATAAAGAACGCCAGGCAGAATCACAGGGCAGCCTTTTGCTTAATAAAAAATTAGTTGGCTATCAAAGCCGTATTAAAGCAAAAGACGGGTGTTACTTTAGCATTATCTGGTCGGTGATATTGAATGAGGATGATGGCCTGATTTATTCGAGCGGTAATACACTGGCCGGTATGATTGGCCAATCGGGAGATGATATTGTTCAGCATACCATTCAAAGCCTTAATGAAGGTTTTATTGTACTTGATGCCAACTGGAATATAATTTCCTTTAACCCGGCCTTCCAGGCTATGACTAACCTTAGCTTAACCGAACTTGATCAGGCCAATTTTATGGAGATTAAAAGCCTTGGTTTAACTGAAAGGGTAGAGAACGAGTTTCAACTTTCGTTAACCTGCAAAAAGTCAACACAAGTACAATATTTAAATGCATATTCAAACAGCTGGCTTCGTATTAATATATACCCATATCAGGACCATCTGGCTGTTTTTGTACGTGATATAACGGAAATAAAAATGCAGGAATGGGTACTGGAGCTTGAAAAGAGGGTGCTGGAGTTAAATGCCGCATCGCAATATACACTGGCACAATCTGCAGGCGAACTGCTTATGGGAATTGAAAGGATCTTCCCGGATATGATCTGTTCTGTTTTGGAAGTTGATGATGCGCAGGAAAAATTGCATACGCTTGCCAGTCCGCGACTACCGCAGGCGTACAGCGATCAGTTGGAAGGCTTATCAATAGGGCCAAATGTAGGATCGTGTGGAACGTCGGCATTTCACCGTAGGCAGGTCATTGTAAGTGATATTGAAAATGATCTCCTTTGGAGTGATTATGTGGGGCTTGTTAAACCCTACGGCCTTAAGGCTTGCTGGTCATCGCCGGTAATGAGTTCAAAAAACACCAAAGTTTTGGCCGTGTTTGGTATTTATTATCATACAGTACGTGAGCCAAATGAGGATGAGCTGAGTATTATTGAGCGTACTGTGAACATTCTGAGGGTACTGATAGAAAGTAAAAAGACCGAAGATAATATACGTGAACAAAACCACAGGCTGCAAACCATAGCCAATATCAGCTCGCACGAATTGCGCAAACCTGTTGCTACTATCCTGGGTTTGGTTAATTTGTTTGATAACGAAGATCTTCAAAACCCGCTCAATAAAGAGATCATCGGCCATATTGATACAACATCGCAGCAACTTGACGGGGTTATTCATTCCATTGTTGAAAGAACCGCATATATCAGGGCTTTTGGGCCTGATGCGTAG
- a CDS encoding SDR family oxidoreductase produces MNIIITGASSGVGFEAVIELILSGSHKVIALARSQEKLERLLEIAHGLNPDCQLFALKFDIVHDDYEGLQQFIASHFDNRVDVLINNAGVLINKPFMELLESDFVEMLQSNFIGHVRAIRALVPLMPAGSHILNIGSMGGFQGSAKFPGLSAYSSSKAALHTLTECMAQELTEQGVKVNCLALGSAQTEMLEQAFPGYQSPVMAFEMGKYIADFALTGSKFFNGKIIPVAASTP; encoded by the coding sequence ATGAACATCATAATAACCGGCGCCAGTAGCGGCGTAGGCTTCGAAGCCGTAATTGAACTGATACTTTCGGGCAGCCATAAGGTGATAGCACTGGCCCGCTCACAGGAGAAACTGGAACGTTTGCTGGAGATAGCTCACGGGTTAAATCCCGACTGCCAGTTGTTTGCCTTAAAATTTGACATTGTGCATGACGATTATGAAGGCCTGCAGCAGTTTATAGCATCGCATTTTGATAACCGGGTTGATGTTTTGATCAATAATGCGGGGGTACTTATCAATAAACCTTTTATGGAGTTGCTCGAATCGGATTTTGTGGAAATGCTGCAAAGCAATTTTATTGGCCATGTGCGCGCTATCCGGGCCCTGGTACCTTTGATGCCTGCCGGTTCGCATATTCTTAATATTGGCAGCATGGGTGGTTTCCAGGGCAGTGCCAAGTTTCCGGGATTGTCGGCCTATTCGTCAAGTAAAGCGGCTTTGCATACTTTAACCGAATGCATGGCCCAGGAATTGACCGAACAAGGCGTAAAAGTAAACTGCCTGGCTTTAGGATCGGCACAAACTGAGATGCTGGAGCAGGCTTTTCCGGGTTACCAATCGCCGGTAATGGCGTTTGAAATGGGTAAGTACATCGCCGACTTTGCTTTAACCGGGAGTAAATTTTTTAATGGGAAAATAATACCCGTGGCTGCAAGTACTCCCTGA
- a CDS encoding aromatic amino acid hydroxylase, producing MSHFNDFNNPQVAALPGHLKQFIVDQHYEHYTPIDHAVWRYVMRQNYSYLKDVAYYPYIPGLQKAGLTIEHIPNLQEMNNALGKIGWGAVTVDGFIPPAAFMEYQAYRVLVIAADIRQLKHIEYTPAPDIIHESAGHAPIIADKDYHEYLSYFGSIGAKAMFSAQDFELYEAIRALSILKEMPDADEQEIVKAEELVTYCQENMGEPSEMALLSRLHWWTVEYGLIGTLEQPKIYGAGLLSSIGESSTCMNKDVQKLWYTIDAVKYPYDITKPQPQLFVTPDFQNLINVLEEFANTMAFRKGSAYGLKKAVESRNTCTAVYSSGLQVSGNITDFKTDAGGKPYFIKTTGPTALALNNKQLKGHSKDYHKDGFSSPVGKLKGHHDTALEDFSDDDLKAAGIIKGHGTELHFESGVIVKGIVKNVLSEDGKICLITFDNVTVTDENGTVLFDPAWGVYDMAVGEEIISVFCGAADREAYETIVYKSKTETHHARHDHKTKELHKLYQQVRNCRINHGDYGFLGNVWQQLQKDHHDDWLCALEILEMLDHESVEPALAAEIKHFLEQKGRNEPEYGKLISDGFYLIKHPVEQKLVV from the coding sequence ATGAGCCATTTTAATGATTTTAATAATCCGCAGGTTGCGGCATTGCCCGGTCATTTAAAACAATTTATAGTCGACCAGCATTACGAACACTATACGCCTATCGACCATGCAGTGTGGCGCTACGTTATGCGTCAGAATTACAGCTACCTTAAGGATGTAGCCTATTACCCGTACATCCCCGGTTTGCAAAAAGCAGGTTTAACTATTGAACATATTCCCAATTTACAGGAGATGAACAACGCCCTCGGCAAAATTGGCTGGGGAGCGGTTACGGTTGATGGCTTTATTCCGCCGGCTGCCTTTATGGAGTACCAGGCTTACCGGGTACTGGTTATAGCGGCCGACATTCGCCAGTTAAAACATATTGAATATACCCCGGCGCCCGATATCATTCATGAATCGGCGGGGCACGCGCCAATTATTGCCGATAAGGATTATCATGAGTATCTGAGTTATTTTGGGTCGATAGGAGCTAAAGCCATGTTTTCGGCGCAGGATTTTGAGCTTTATGAGGCTATCCGGGCTTTATCTATATTAAAGGAAATGCCTGATGCCGATGAACAGGAAATTGTCAAAGCAGAAGAGCTGGTAACTTATTGCCAGGAAAACATGGGGGAACCTTCGGAAATGGCCCTGCTGAGCCGCCTGCACTGGTGGACAGTAGAGTATGGCCTGATCGGAACACTGGAGCAACCAAAGATTTACGGTGCAGGCCTGCTTTCGTCAATCGGCGAAAGTTCAACCTGTATGAATAAAGATGTTCAAAAGCTATGGTATACTATTGATGCGGTTAAATACCCCTATGATATTACCAAACCGCAACCGCAACTTTTTGTAACCCCGGATTTTCAAAACCTGATCAACGTGCTTGAAGAGTTTGCCAATACCATGGCTTTCAGAAAAGGTAGTGCTTATGGATTGAAAAAGGCTGTTGAAAGTAGAAATACCTGTACCGCTGTTTACAGTTCGGGCTTGCAGGTTTCGGGTAACATTACCGATTTTAAGACAGATGCAGGCGGCAAACCTTATTTTATTAAAACCACCGGCCCCACCGCGCTGGCCCTGAACAATAAACAGTTAAAAGGCCATAGTAAAGATTATCATAAAGATGGTTTCAGCTCGCCGGTTGGTAAATTGAAGGGCCATCACGATACAGCTTTGGAGGATTTTTCGGATGATGATCTGAAAGCAGCGGGTATAATAAAAGGGCACGGAACCGAACTACATTTTGAAAGCGGGGTCATCGTAAAAGGTATTGTTAAAAATGTTCTTTCGGAGGATGGTAAAATCTGCCTGATCACTTTTGATAACGTAACCGTTACAGATGAAAATGGAACGGTGTTGTTTGATCCGGCCTGGGGCGTTTATGACATGGCTGTTGGCGAAGAGATCATTTCGGTATTTTGCGGCGCGGCCGACAGGGAAGCTTATGAAACCATTGTTTATAAATCCAAAACAGAAACGCACCACGCCCGGCATGATCATAAAACCAAAGAACTGCATAAGCTTTACCAGCAGGTACGCAATTGCCGCATAAACCATGGTGATTATGGCTTTTTAGGCAATGTATGGCAGCAACTGCAAAAAGACCATCATGACGACTGGCTTTGTGCCCTGGAGATACTGGAAATGCTTGACCACGAAAGTGTAGAGCCTGCGTTAGCCGCCGAGATCAAACACTTTCTTGAGCAAAAGGGCCGCAACGAGCCGGAATATGGTAAGCTCATCAGCGATGGTTTTTACCTGATCAAGCACCCGGTTGAGCAAAAATTGGTAGTTTAG
- a CDS encoding lysylphosphatidylglycerol synthase transmembrane domain-containing protein, with translation MTQTEDIIDEGAEHKTWKGKLWGVIKVILIIVVTGGLLYYVFSKVPFAKIKYRLVHADRAWLTAAIACYVGSMLFSSWRLLSYFKSIGLRLDWRFNLRLYFLGLCYNVLLPGGIGGDGYKIYLLHKRYHLPTKKVFWAILFDRLSGFWAIGAIVVGLIILIPSFPYHLAWPLGIVSVGSVIYYFVARKFFKEYTHNFVQAHLKAIGVQSMQLLTIVCLLLAQDFNGKFAPYLLSFLFSSLAAVIPFSLGGGGIRDALFLTLARQFSLAEDMAVYLSFGFYLISIIVALFGVYYVLAPKRLDGGLKKGEEPKLENHPIEE, from the coding sequence ATGACACAAACAGAAGACATCATTGACGAAGGTGCCGAACATAAAACCTGGAAAGGTAAGCTTTGGGGCGTTATAAAAGTAATCCTTATCATAGTAGTAACCGGTGGTTTACTTTATTATGTATTCAGTAAGGTTCCGTTTGCGAAAATTAAATATCGCTTAGTTCATGCCGACCGCGCCTGGTTAACCGCCGCTATAGCCTGTTATGTTGGGTCGATGCTTTTTTCGTCATGGCGGCTATTAAGCTATTTTAAATCTATCGGTTTGCGGTTAGACTGGCGCTTTAACCTACGCCTGTATTTTCTTGGCTTGTGCTATAATGTGTTATTACCCGGCGGCATCGGCGGCGATGGTTACAAAATTTACCTGTTACATAAACGCTATCATTTACCTACAAAAAAAGTATTCTGGGCTATCCTGTTTGATAGGCTCAGTGGTTTTTGGGCCATAGGCGCCATTGTAGTGGGACTGATTATTTTAATCCCGAGTTTTCCCTATCACCTGGCCTGGCCGCTTGGTATAGTATCGGTTGGTTCTGTGATCTATTATTTTGTAGCCCGAAAGTTTTTTAAAGAATACACCCACAATTTTGTACAGGCACATTTAAAAGCCATAGGCGTACAAAGCATGCAATTGCTTACCATTGTTTGTTTATTGCTTGCACAGGATTTCAACGGTAAATTTGCTCCATATCTGCTGTCATTTCTTTTCTCATCCTTAGCGGCAGTTATTCCGTTTAGTTTGGGTGGTGGCGGTATTCGTGATGCGCTGTTCCTTACACTGGCCCGTCAGTTTAGTCTTGCTGAAGATATGGCGGTTTATCTAAGCTTTGGGTTCTACCTCATTTCAATTATTGTGGCGTTATTCGGTGTCTATTATGTATTGGCTCCAAAGCGGCTGGATGGCGGCCTTAAAAAAGGTGAAGAACCAAAATTGGAAAATCACCCAATAGAAGAATAA
- a CDS encoding carbon-nitrogen hydrolase: MSKVNVGLVQMTCTADKQQNLQKAIVKVREAAAKGAQIVCLQELFTSLYFCDVEDYDNFKLAEAIPGPSTDELSKVAAELNVVIIASLFEKRAQGVYHNTTAVLDADGSYLGKYRKMHIPDDPGFYEKFYFTPGDLGYKVFNTKFARVGVLICWDQWYPEAARITALMGADILFYPTAIGWATTQDEATNVEQYNAWQTIQRSHAVANGVHVVSVNRVGEEAGVKFWGGSFFASPFGAIIHQTSHDDEEVVVQELDLDKSDYYRSHWPFLRDRRIDSYQPITKRLLDED, translated from the coding sequence ATGAGTAAAGTAAACGTTGGTTTAGTACAAATGACCTGTACTGCTGATAAACAGCAGAACCTGCAAAAGGCAATTGTTAAAGTAAGGGAAGCTGCGGCTAAAGGCGCGCAAATAGTTTGTTTACAGGAACTTTTTACCTCGCTTTACTTTTGCGATGTTGAGGATTACGACAATTTTAAGCTGGCCGAAGCTATCCCCGGCCCATCAACTGATGAGCTTTCAAAAGTTGCTGCCGAACTTAATGTGGTGATCATTGCTTCATTGTTTGAGAAACGTGCCCAGGGTGTTTATCACAATACAACCGCTGTTTTGGATGCCGACGGAAGCTATCTTGGCAAATACCGCAAAATGCATATCCCTGATGATCCGGGCTTTTACGAAAAATTTTACTTCACCCCTGGTGATTTAGGCTACAAAGTATTTAATACCAAATTTGCCCGGGTAGGTGTATTGATCTGCTGGGACCAATGGTATCCTGAGGCAGCGCGTATCACCGCTTTAATGGGTGCCGATATATTATTTTACCCAACCGCTATTGGCTGGGCTACCACACAAGACGAAGCTACCAACGTTGAGCAATACAACGCATGGCAAACCATCCAGCGTTCGCACGCGGTAGCTAATGGCGTGCACGTAGTAAGTGTAAACCGTGTAGGTGAAGAAGCCGGCGTAAAATTTTGGGGAGGATCATTCTTTGCCAGTCCATTTGGTGCAATCATTCATCAAACATCACATGATGATGAGGAGGTTGTAGTACAGGAATTGGATCTGGATAAGTCTGATTACTACAGAAGTCACTGGCCGTTTTTACGTGACAGGAGGATAGACAGCTATCAGCCGATAACTAAAAGGTTGTTAGACGAGGACTAA
- a CDS encoding agmatine deiminase family protein, with translation MSQQISTILTPASQGFHFPAEWAKHTATWLSWPHKEASWPGKIDTIYAPYIEFIKVVTEGELVRINVVNEDMKASVIFQLQNAGVDLSKIEIFEFPTNDAWCRDHGPAFLINPATKQKAIVDWGYNAWGDKYPPFDLDDVIPTKIGNHFGLPVFNPGIVMEGGSVDFNGKGTILTTTACLLNKNRNPQLNQQQIETYLQNYYGAEQILWLGDGIVGDDTDGHIDDITRFVNEDTVVTVVEEDKNDENYHILQENLETLKTMRLLNGKQLNIIELPMPDAVIYEDTRLPASYANFYIANSAVIVPTYRSKNDDKALDILTQCFPDRKVVGIDSTDIIWGLGSFHCLSQQEPE, from the coding sequence ATGAGCCAACAAATATCAACCATACTTACCCCCGCTTCGCAGGGCTTCCATTTTCCCGCCGAATGGGCCAAACATACCGCTACCTGGCTTAGCTGGCCCCATAAAGAGGCTTCATGGCCGGGCAAAATCGATACCATTTACGCACCCTACATCGAGTTTATCAAAGTAGTTACCGAAGGCGAACTGGTACGCATTAACGTGGTCAACGAAGACATGAAAGCCTCGGTGATTTTCCAGCTGCAGAATGCAGGGGTAGATTTAAGCAAAATAGAGATCTTTGAGTTCCCTACCAATGATGCCTGGTGCCGTGATCATGGTCCGGCGTTTTTGATAAACCCTGCTACCAAACAAAAGGCCATTGTCGACTGGGGCTATAACGCCTGGGGCGATAAGTACCCTCCATTTGATTTGGATGATGTGATCCCTACCAAAATAGGCAACCACTTTGGCTTACCTGTATTTAACCCGGGCATTGTTATGGAAGGCGGCTCGGTCGACTTTAACGGTAAAGGCACCATTTTAACCACTACTGCCTGCCTGCTCAACAAAAATCGCAACCCACAGCTTAACCAGCAGCAGATTGAAACTTACCTGCAAAACTATTATGGTGCAGAGCAAATCCTTTGGCTGGGTGATGGCATTGTAGGCGATGATACCGATGGACATATCGACGATATTACCCGCTTTGTGAACGAGGACACCGTTGTTACCGTTGTGGAGGAAGATAAGAACGATGAGAACTACCACATCCTCCAGGAAAACCTCGAAACCCTGAAAACCATGCGCCTGCTCAATGGCAAACAGCTTAACATCATTGAGCTGCCTATGCCCGATGCAGTAATTTACGAAGATACCCGCTTACCTGCCTCATACGCCAACTTTTACATTGCTAATTCGGCTGTGATAGTGCCTACGTACCGTTCAAAGAACGACGATAAAGCGCTTGACATATTGACCCAATGCTTCCCCGACCGTAAGGTTGTGGGCATAGACAGCACCGACATTATCTGGGGCCTTGGCAGTTTCCACTGCCTCAGCCAACAGGAACCGGAATAA
- a CDS encoding LiaI-LiaF-like domain-containing protein, with protein sequence MNNDIINTENKRNGKIMLGIILLAAGGLFLIDQLDALLIPDWLFSWPMWFIAWGAYMGAKHDFKKPSWIFMILLGVIFLVNDNVNNADRITWPIALMLLGTWIAVRPAKQTDRDFWEKNEKAKQHFDFEQPKTEA encoded by the coding sequence ATGAACAACGATATAATAAACACCGAAAACAAAAGAAATGGCAAAATCATGTTAGGAATAATTTTACTGGCAGCCGGTGGTTTATTTCTGATAGATCAGCTCGATGCCTTACTTATTCCCGATTGGCTTTTTAGCTGGCCAATGTGGTTCATAGCCTGGGGCGCTTACATGGGTGCCAAACATGACTTCAAAAAACCATCATGGATCTTTATGATATTGTTAGGCGTGATATTCCTGGTAAATGACAACGTTAACAATGCCGACCGCATTACCTGGCCAATTGCCCTTATGCTACTTGGCACCTGGATAGCTGTAAGGCCCGCCAAACAAACCGACCGTGACTTTTGGGAAAAGAACGAAAAAGCCAAACAGCATTTCGACTTTGAGCAGCCTAAAACCGAAGCATAA
- a CDS encoding LiaF domain-containing protein, which yields MNNDIEHPKDPNKGKSVAGIILLAVGGILLLQQFNLFFIPHAIVLWPLWLVFWGLYIGSKHQYKKASWIMLVGIGVLLLLSKNIDNSDRILWPLAVIGFGMWLILRRNKHFDPQQWKNEFKGDKWGSWDKKEPFQFEKTEPVVDYTIKDEGDPIPPVDPYAQKQQQYNSKYSGDDYIDTVSIFGGVNKTILSKQFRGGDIVNIFGGAELDFTQADINGRIIIDITQIFGGTKIIVPSNWQVVSDLAAVFASVDDKRIRSTASVGSEKVLVLKGVSIFAGVDIRSY from the coding sequence ATGAACAACGATATAGAACATCCAAAAGATCCTAACAAAGGCAAATCTGTTGCCGGGATCATTTTACTTGCTGTAGGCGGCATATTGCTGCTTCAGCAATTCAACCTCTTCTTTATACCTCACGCTATAGTGTTATGGCCGCTATGGCTTGTTTTCTGGGGACTTTATATTGGTTCAAAACATCAATATAAAAAAGCTTCATGGATCATGCTGGTGGGCATAGGTGTACTGCTGCTGCTTAGCAAAAACATTGATAACTCAGATCGTATCCTGTGGCCACTGGCCGTAATTGGCTTTGGTATGTGGCTGATATTAAGGCGCAACAAACACTTTGATCCTCAACAATGGAAAAACGAGTTCAAAGGTGATAAATGGGGCAGCTGGGACAAAAAAGAACCTTTCCAGTTTGAAAAAACTGAGCCTGTTGTTGACTATACAATAAAAGATGAGGGCGACCCGATCCCTCCCGTTGATCCTTATGCCCAGAAACAGCAACAATACAACTCCAAATATTCAGGCGACGATTATATAGATACCGTATCTATTTTTGGCGGGGTTAACAAAACCATCCTTTCCAAACAATTCCGCGGTGGCGATATCGTGAACATATTTGGCGGCGCCGAACTTGATTTTACCCAGGCTGATATTAACGGCCGTATCATCATTGATATTACCCAGATCTTCGGCGGAACTAAAATTATTGTGCCATCAAACTGGCAGGTAGTATCTGACCTGGCGGCGGTTTTTGCCAGTGTTGATGATAAACGCATCAGGAGCACCGCAAGTGTAGGCAGCGAGAAGGTGCTGGTACTTAAAGGCGTATCCATATTTGCGGGTGTTGATATCCGCAGTTATTAA
- a CDS encoding DUF4288 domain-containing protein — MNWYVAKLVFRVISGDGDHQAQFDEQLRLISADNELVAYEKANRIGHANQDSFKNIEKQTVKWQFIDVAELNQLGELTDGTELYYNIHETPDADLYIAWAHHKSALLGIRN, encoded by the coding sequence ATGAACTGGTACGTAGCAAAATTAGTTTTCAGGGTGATAAGCGGGGATGGCGACCATCAGGCGCAATTTGATGAGCAATTAAGATTGATCAGTGCAGATAACGAACTGGTGGCTTATGAAAAAGCTAACCGGATAGGTCACGCCAACCAGGATAGCTTCAAGAATATTGAAAAGCAAACCGTTAAATGGCAATTTATTGATGTGGCCGAACTTAACCAGCTTGGCGAACTTACCGACGGCACCGAATTGTATTATAACATACACGAAACACCCGATGCCGACCTGTACATTGCCTGGGCGCATCATAAGTCGGCCTTATTGGGCATCAGAAATTAA